In Gemmatimonadaceae bacterium, the genomic stretch GAACGCGATGTTTCGCTGGCGTCCGGAATCCGAATCACCGAGGCGTTGCGCGAAGCGGGACACGAGGTGACGGCGGTCGATACCGTGGCAGGCGCGCTCAGCCCCGCCGACGAGCGGAAACTGCTCAGTGGCGGCGTCGTGAAGACGGCGCCGCCGGATACCAAGGCACTCGTCCGAATGAACGCGGCGATGCAAGGCACCCTCAAGGCGCTCCCGAATGCCGACGTGCTGTTCTTGGCGCTGCACGGCGGCCAGGGCGAGGACGGCACGCTGCAGGCGCTACTCGACCTCACGGGTGTTCCGTACACGGGCAGCGGACACATGGCGAGCGCCTTGGCGATGGACAAGGATCTCTCCAAGAAGCTGTTCCGCGCCGCGGGTGTGCCGACGGCGGATTGGCTCATGGCGCCCGCCACGGTCGAGGAAGTTCGCTCGGCACTTGGATTTCCAGTCATCGTCAAACCGTCGAAACAGGGGTCGACGGTCGGACTGAACATCGTCAAGACGCCCGATCAGCTGCAGTCGGCGATCGACGAGGCGTTCGAGCACGACGACGAGGTGATGATCGAACAATTCATTCCCGGGCGTGAGCTCACCGTCGGCATACTCGGCGACGAGGCGCTGCCTGTTGGCGAAATCATCCCGAAGCACGAGATTTACGACTACGAGTGCAAGTACACCGCGGGCATGGCGGTCGAGGAATTTCCGGCGAACTTGAGTGAGGCCGAAACGAAGACCATTCAGGCGCTCGCGCTCAAGGCGTTTCGCGCGCTGAAGCTTGGCGGGTGTGCGCGCGTCGATTTTCGAATGTCCCCCGAAGGCACGTTTTACTGCCTGGAAGCGAACACGCTGCCGGGCATGACACAAACCAGTCTCATTCCGCAGGCGGCGGCAGCGGCCGGGATCTCGTTTCCCGAGCTGTGCGACCGCATCGCGAAACTCGCGCTGGGCAAGCGCGGAGGCGATTGATCGATGGCTCAGGCGGCGAGCAGTAGTGGTCCTCCGACGGCGGCGCTCGCGGGCATTCCCGCCGGGTTGCAGTCGCAGGGCGTGTGGGCCGGACGTCGCCAGCTGTTCGTGCGCTTTGCCGCCGAGGCGGAGACGGCGACCATGTACACCGCGGACGCGCTCGCGAACGAGTTGCGGCGAAGCACCGGTCGCTCGGCATTTCATTCGATCTCGATCTCGGGGCGCGACCCGCTGGCGAACGTCGAGTACCTCTGCGCCGCGTTTGCCAAGGCGCCGTCGCCGCTTCCGGTGATGTTGGATTGCGACGGACAGCGGCCGGATGAAATTGCCGAGCTCAAGGGAATCGTCACGCTGGCGCAGGTGACGCTGGATGGCTCGGCCGTGGATGCGGTGAGCGAGCGCGCATTCGAGTCGGTGCGCGTCGCCGCGACCTCCGGCATGCAGCACGCGATCGTATTCTGTGTCGACGAGCGCACGACGGACGCGCACGTTCTGCGGATCGTGGAGCGCGCGCATGCGACGAGTGAGGGGGCCAAAGTGGTGGTGCATCCAGGGGCCGGAACGCCGGTGGATCGCGATCGCCGGTGGACGATGTTGTTCGAGCGGGCGTCGGCGCTGCACGGCGACGTCCGGCTGGCGCTCAGGTTGCCCCCGCCGACGGGGATGCGCTAAGCCCGTCAGGCGCGGCCCACTCCGAGGAACAATCTCGGTGACCGGAACCGCCGTTTCGCAGTCGTTTAGAGAGTAGGCCTCACTTCAGAGCATTTCGCGGGATTCATGTCGTCGCAACCGGCCCCAAGTCCTTCACCATCACCCGCACCGTCCGCGGACGCCTCGTTCGTCACGAGCACCGCCGTACGTGTGCTGATCGCGATCAGCGCGGCCGTGATGTTCTTGCAGTTCGAGGTGTCGAATCACCTCGTCGGTTGGATGGCGTTCGACTCCAACGCGCTGCCGGGCAAGTGGTTCAGTGCGTTCACCTACATGTTCGCCCACGTCAACGTGTGGCATCTCGCCGCGAACATGTACGGTCTGTTCGTGTTTGGTCCGCGCGTGGAGCGCGAGTTCGGCGCCCGGAAGTTCGCCTGGTTCTACGTGCTGTGCGGACTCGGCGGCGTCGTGTTTCAGATGTTGCTGATTCGGAGCGGCACGCTGATCGGTGCGTCCGCCGCCGTGTTCGGTGTGATGACCGCGTATGCCATGCAGTGGCCGGATGACGAGGTCTATCTCTTCTTCGTGATGCCGTTGCGCGTTCGCACGCTCGTGATCGGCCTGCTCGTGTTCAACCTGGTGTTCGGCATCGCGAGCACTGGTGACGGCGGCGGAGCGAACATCGCGTACTTCGCGCACCTGGGTGGCGTGATGGCGGCCTACGTGTACATGCGCGTGGCGCTCTCGTCGGGCATCGATCAGGTGCGGCAGCGTGTGGCGAACCTGCCCGACGCCGACGAACCGCCGCGCGCGATCCCGCGCAACCTTCCGCGCCGCGAGCGCGGCGACGAGGTCGACGACATCGTCGCGAAGAGCAAAGCGATCGCGGCCAAGCGTGCGGTATCGCTGACGCCGCCGCGCCGGCGCTCCGGGGAGCAGAAAGCTGACGAGCTCAATCGTGTGCTCGACAAGATCTCGGAGCAGGGGATTGAGAGTCTCACGAGCGACGAGCGCAAAGTGCTCGAAGAGATGAGCCGGCGTCTTCAGAAAGACGACAACGTCTAGCACAACGAACGCGTCTGACAAAACCTGACCAGGTCTGAGCGGCTTATCAGATTTGGTCCGACGTTGTCAGACGTGTGTCGCGCCCGAAGGGCGCTAAAGAAAGAGCCCCCCTAGGCTTTGCTAGGGGGGCAAGGACCGCCGCGCCGTTCTCGCGGCGGCGATGACCGGCGCATAGCACCGGCCCATTCTGAATATGAATTGCGGTACTTCCATTCGCCAGAGACAGAATGGGCGATGAGTCTGCTTCGGCGCTCATCGCATTGCATCGACGCACCGAACGCGTGCATTCTTTGCCGATGCCAAAGCCAGAACTTCTCGAAACGTTTTCTAATCCATACGCGGGCCGCGACTACGAGATCGCCATGGAATGCCCGGAGTTCACGTCGCTCTGCCCGCTCGGCGGGATCGAATCCGACGCGGACGAGTTGCGCGCGCTGAAGGGCGGGGCGCCTGATTTCGGAACGATCTACATCACATACGTGCCGGGCGACATGTGCTTGGAGCTCAAGAGTCTCAAGCTCTATCTCTGGAGTTTCCGCGACGACGGCATTTTCTACGAGCGTGCGGTAAATCGCATTCTCGAGGATCTCTCTCAAGCCTGCAATCCACGCTGGATGGAGGTGGTTGGTGATTTCAACATTCGCGGTGGGATCAAGTCCGTCATTCGCGCGCGCGTGGGGGCGAAGAATGCCTAAGCGCACTCACGGCACGCACAGCACGCGCGGCACTCACATCGCGGTCGCGCTGCTGCTGCTCGGCGCGATGCCGGTGTTCGCGCAATCAAAATCCACGCGGCCGCCGGGATTGAAGGACATCAAACAAGCCGATCTTCGCCGAGACATGTTTGCGATGGCCGGCGATGCGATGCGCGGTCGCGAAGCCGGCACGCTCGACGAAATGCGCGCAACGGGTTGGGTGGCCGAGCGTGCGCGCGAAGCGGGACTGTTGCCGGCGGGCGATGACAACACGTACTTCCAGTGGTGGCCGATGCGACGGTCGCGGCTGAGCGAGAACAGCCAGCTGTCGGTTGGCGGGCGCACGCTCAAGGTGTGGAAGGACGCGGTCGTGCTCAACGCGCAGAATGCGCGCGTGGATCTGCCGATCGTGTTCGTGAGCGACACTAGTGGACTCGCATCGGCCGACGTGAAGGGCAAGGCGGTCGCGATGGTGGTAAACGCACCGGCGAACGTGCAGCCGCTCGATCAATTCACGATTCGCGGCAACTTTCAGGCGACGATCAGCCAGGCCGTTCGCGCACGCGCCGGCGCGATCGCGGCGGCGGGCGGTGCGGCGGCGATCATCATCTCCGATGACTCGCCGATCATGAATCAAGCGCTCGATGCGACAGCCGCCGTCTCGTCG encodes the following:
- a CDS encoding D-alanine--D-alanine ligase: MIKLKIAVLMGGTSSERDVSLASGIRITEALREAGHEVTAVDTVAGALSPADERKLLSGGVVKTAPPDTKALVRMNAAMQGTLKALPNADVLFLALHGGQGEDGTLQALLDLTGVPYTGSGHMASALAMDKDLSKKLFRAAGVPTADWLMAPATVEEVRSALGFPVIVKPSKQGSTVGLNIVKTPDQLQSAIDEAFEHDDEVMIEQFIPGRELTVGILGDEALPVGEIIPKHEIYDYECKYTAGMAVEEFPANLSEAETKTIQALALKAFRALKLGGCARVDFRMSPEGTFYCLEANTLPGMTQTSLIPQAAAAAGISFPELCDRIAKLALGKRGGD
- a CDS encoding rhomboid family intramembrane serine protease, producing the protein MSSQPAPSPSPSPAPSADASFVTSTAVRVLIAISAAVMFLQFEVSNHLVGWMAFDSNALPGKWFSAFTYMFAHVNVWHLAANMYGLFVFGPRVEREFGARKFAWFYVLCGLGGVVFQMLLIRSGTLIGASAAVFGVMTAYAMQWPDDEVYLFFVMPLRVRTLVIGLLVFNLVFGIASTGDGGGANIAYFAHLGGVMAAYVYMRVALSSGIDQVRQRVANLPDADEPPRAIPRNLPRRERGDEVDDIVAKSKAIAAKRAVSLTPPRRRSGEQKADELNRVLDKISEQGIESLTSDERKVLEEMSRRLQKDDNV
- the queF gene encoding preQ(1) synthase — encoded protein: MPKPELLETFSNPYAGRDYEIAMECPEFTSLCPLGGIESDADELRALKGGAPDFGTIYITYVPGDMCLELKSLKLYLWSFRDDGIFYERAVNRILEDLSQACNPRWMEVVGDFNIRGGIKSVIRARVGAKNA